One region of Sardina pilchardus chromosome 18, fSarPil1.1, whole genome shotgun sequence genomic DNA includes:
- the LOC134063669 gene encoding rho-related GTP-binding protein RhoQ-like isoform X2: MPLHRSAPTNPGIVEEDDFSSIANGTAVTALKCVVVGDGAVGKTCLLMSYANDAFPEEYVPTVFDHYAVSVSVGGKQYLLGLYDTAGQEDYDRLRPLSYPMTDVFLICFSVVNPASFHNARLEWVPELEEHAPGVPFLLIGTQIDLRDDPKTITRLNSMRERAITAEQGHKLAREVGARCYSECSALTQQGLKAVFDEAIITILTPKKRKRRALRRRLWPGSHHCCPIT, encoded by the exons ATGCCTCTCCACCGGAGTGCACCGACCAACCCTGGAATTGTGGAGGAGGATGATTTCTCCAGTATAGCAAACGGGACGGCTGTTACTGCGCTTAAATGCGTGGTTGTCGGTGACGGCGCGGTAGGGAAAACATGCTTGCTGATGAGTTATGCTAATGATGCGTTTCCAGAGGAATATGTGCCGACTGTTTTTGACCATTACGCAG TGAGTGTGAGCGTTGGAGGAAAACAGTATTTATTGGGCCTGTATGACACAGCTGGACAG GAGGACTATGACCGCTTGCGTCCTCTGTCCTACCCCATGACGGATGTCTTCCTCATCTGCTTCTCTGTGGTGAATCCGGCCAGCTTCCACAACGCTCGGCTGGAGTGGGTGCCAGAACTGGAGGAACATGCGCCTGGGGTTCCCTTCCTCCTCATTGGCACACAG ATTGACTTGCGTGATGATCCGAAGACCATCACCAGGCTGAACAGCATGAGGGAAAGAGCCATTACAGCAGAGCAGGGCCACAAGCTCGCCAGAGAG GTAGGGGCTCGTTGTTACTCGGAGTGCTCCGCACTGACACAGCAGGGCCTGAAGGCTGTGTTCGACGAGGccatcatcaccatcctcacaccaaagaagaggaagaggagggctcTGAGGAGACGGCTGTGGCCTGGCAGCCATCACTGTTGCCCAATCACATGA
- the LOC134063669 gene encoding rho-related GTP-binding protein RhoQ-like isoform X1: protein MPLHRSAPTNPGIVEEDDFSSIANGTAVTALKCVVVGDGAVGKTCLLMSYANDAFPEEYVPTVFDHYAASNTVFVNSTVSVSVGGKQYLLGLYDTAGQEDYDRLRPLSYPMTDVFLICFSVVNPASFHNARLEWVPELEEHAPGVPFLLIGTQIDLRDDPKTITRLNSMRERAITAEQGHKLAREVGARCYSECSALTQQGLKAVFDEAIITILTPKKRKRRALRRRLWPGSHHCCPIT from the exons ATGCCTCTCCACCGGAGTGCACCGACCAACCCTGGAATTGTGGAGGAGGATGATTTCTCCAGTATAGCAAACGGGACGGCTGTTACTGCGCTTAAATGCGTGGTTGTCGGTGACGGCGCGGTAGGGAAAACATGCTTGCTGATGAGTTATGCTAATGATGCGTTTCCAGAGGAATATGTGCCGACTGTTTTTGACCATTACGCAG CCTCTAACACTGTCTTTGTTAATTCTACAGTGAGTGTGAGCGTTGGAGGAAAACAGTATTTATTGGGCCTGTATGACACAGCTGGACAG GAGGACTATGACCGCTTGCGTCCTCTGTCCTACCCCATGACGGATGTCTTCCTCATCTGCTTCTCTGTGGTGAATCCGGCCAGCTTCCACAACGCTCGGCTGGAGTGGGTGCCAGAACTGGAGGAACATGCGCCTGGGGTTCCCTTCCTCCTCATTGGCACACAG ATTGACTTGCGTGATGATCCGAAGACCATCACCAGGCTGAACAGCATGAGGGAAAGAGCCATTACAGCAGAGCAGGGCCACAAGCTCGCCAGAGAG GTAGGGGCTCGTTGTTACTCGGAGTGCTCCGCACTGACACAGCAGGGCCTGAAGGCTGTGTTCGACGAGGccatcatcaccatcctcacaccaaagaagaggaagaggagggctcTGAGGAGACGGCTGTGGCCTGGCAGCCATCACTGTTGCCCAATCACATGA